ACAGAGCATATAAGCATTGAGATAGAAAGGGAGACAGGGGCCTGACCTGAAGCATGGGATGCTTGAAAACCCAGGGCTACGGTGATGAATTAAAGGCCTGGCCTCAGCTGATGTGGGTAGCTTCCCTGTCCCACGAGTTGGTCGTCCCATTACCACTGTGATCATCACCCCCCATTCCACCTCCACTCACGCTGTTCTCCCCAGTTCCCAAGCCAAGAAAATCCCTGGTAAGCCTTAGTACGATACTCACTCTCAACATTCATCTGTGGATCCCCCAAAACATTGTTATTTACTTCATGACCAACCAACATTCCACCAGCATTTTTCACATCGGACATCATTCCTCCACGTGAGCATTCATCTGATCAATTAAAGGTTCCATGCCACCGCCATATCCTCCACCACTTCCATAACTCCACCACCCACATTCCAATTCTTGTACATTTCTTCCAAGGTGCCACCACCTCCATATCCTCCAGCACTGCTCATTCTATCTCCCAGAGCTCTCCCATAGCTATTAAAAGCAGATCCTATGGATTGTCCTGATAGCAAACTAGTAAATGAATTTGGATTTGAGGCCCCTTGTCCTAGCCGCGGAGTCAAGAGTAGCTGATGGCTCCCTGGAATTTGGGAATCTGCAGCTGGGCCCAGGTACATGGAGCCAGGGTTACTAGCATTTGCGGAAATACAAGCAGCATCACACATGGAACGATGGTAGGTAAAACTCTCATGCCTGCATCAAGTAATTGTTTAACCTTTAGTTAATTATAGATAGAAAATTATAATTTGTTCATATTAAAACAAATTTTCTGCAATTTCAAGAGACACCAGAAAAAAGAACTCTACGAAATCAAGAGATACCACAAAAAGAACTCTACGAAATCACTTCCACTATTAAATTGCAGTGCTAAGCACAAACTCCAATGCTAATTAATTGGATACATCACAACTAACCCGAAAACAGAAAACTATTTATGTAATCAATTAGAATTAAAAGAGAGACTTGTGGTATGACCATCACCTGGGAAAGGTAGTTCCACATTCACATTTATATTTTTTAGTACCACAAATCTtattatgggccttcaagtcagaGTCTACGGCATACTTCTTGTTGCATTTATGGCAGCTAAATTTCTTTTCGCAATGTTTTCTAGAAAAGTGTTTCTTGATTCCGGTAATATCTCCAAGGGCCCTTGATGGATGGTGATGGACACAACCCATTTCAGGGCAAATGAAAACCTTtttccggatttcatggcttgtcttttgtttgagcttcccTGGCAAATTGTGTCTCCTTCTGTGGAGCTGCAAGTTCTGCTCCCTTGGAAAACCCTTCCCACACACATCACACGAAAACCTATCTGTGGCCAACAGAGTTTTGGGTGAGAGTGCGACAATTTCAGCATCTGGGCCTGtcacatacatacacatatatagaGACGTCAGATAAACAGATTAAAAAACCATGTCAGAAACATTCTGACCCGGACATTAGATTTATTGAAATATATATCCTTGAAGACACAAAGATAAATTAAGACCAAAATACTCACACTGCACGTATATCTCTGTATATATAATATCTTACTTGAATTAATTCCTCGACGTTTTTGCTGTTTTCTCTCAGCAGCACTTGGTAAGGCAGAAGAAGCCATAACAGATAAAGTTGCAGATGAAGCCATTTCTCTAGGTGTTTCTTGAAACTAAAATTGATTTGTAGTAGAAGAATACTCAAAGCCTGGGATGTATGTGATCTCTTTGTATCCTCTCTCAAATTTATAATAACATTTTAACCATGGTCACTTGACTCAGGTACCTTCCAGGGTTAATTCTAGCCacaattaatttaaaaaaaatatttaaaagctTTTCTTCCACCATATTAATTGTATTCAGGAAGGTAGTAAACAGGAATGTGGTGAAAGGTAATGGTAATGTTATGGATTATGCACGCCCCTTTGGCCACATTTGCAGCTGGGGATGAGGTCCCACTGACTTTTTTTTGTCATTTATTATATAGATTCCAGCTGGATTTTGGATTTTCTATTACTTTTTGAATGTCTTGGTCAGTTTCATTCTTGTAACTTTGAATTACAAGATATATTTAAATGACATATGATTTTGATATTAATTATATGATTCATAGGCAATTATCTTTAACTCAATGGCCCCTAAAAAATTATTTACAATGtaaattgaaaaaaattaacaaataaaCAATAGTAAAAGTTAATTATTCTATTAGCAAAATGATTAATTTATTAGTTTAGGAGATTAGTACTACATTGAAATATAATTAGAGAATAATAGAAATATTATGTCATTTTGTCCTCGATTTTATGCATATAGGACAACTCATTTTGACCAATAACATAatcaaaaagaagaaaaaatttGTTCAAATTAGCTAGCACCACATTTCTCACATGTTTCAATTTTGTAACTTAAATTATATCATCATCTTTTTATCTCACAACGACCGCGGAGATAAATCTGTTTGTCATATATTTTTAACGACACACAATCAACATGGGTTCCACACTGCATGTTAACATGAGACATTGTAGCCGCATGGATTTATCTAACCGATTTAGCGACCCATGGCCAATGGAGATGCAACGTGATCTCTCCAGTAGTGCTGAAGCCTTCTCAAATGCGCCcgcaagggttgactcagttgATTACAGTggggataattatcctcttggttacaagttcgaatcccacgggagaaAAATTAATGATTATGTCCTCATGAACCAGAGTTTAACGCTTAAGTGTAGTTTATCTTGGTTCACATAATTTGCAGGCtattatcttggttcacgtgatttgcaggctattgcgtgagcttGTGAGATTTACCCAGTGTGCATCctaagggtagcggctgcggagCACCTCTTTGGTTGGACAATATGAACCTCGGTTATGGAATAGATAAATTATACACTTATCATTTGagatattttttataatatttacatATTTTTGTATTACAAATTTTAGCTATTTTAGCTATTTAGTTATTTACAAAGTTTCTAACTTATGGACATAGGCGTCAGAGATGGCACGACAAGGCTGTGGCAAAAATACCAGCAGGAGCTGCGAGGAGGATAGGAAGGATATAGAGGGCGACATCAAAGAGGTGGAGGGAGACAGTGAGGATGTAGTAGGCAACGGCGGTGGCGCTTAGGTCGCTAATTTGTTCTAAacttttgttaattttattattgtTTATGATGGGAATTTAAATTTTAGGAATTAAGGTTTAATCtgtaaatatatatatcattATGTATTATGTGGGTTATTAATAGTCTAATAGTTTGATAGTATGTTTTATTGTTTATGATTTGATTTAGTTTAATATTTTTGTGTTGTGGCTTGTAAGTGATATGAACATGTTTGGATGATTGGCATTAATAATGTAAGCAATGGCATAAGGGTTACACGAATTGCAGTAAAAATAAGTCTGGTAGATTATAACTAAAAGAAACCATTTTTATGATTCATAAACCAAAAAAATGACTACAATTTCTAGTTGGTAATACGGGCTGATTTTTATTGAATTACTTTTGGCCGATAAAGGCCATGTTACTTGTAGTATATATAGTCACACTTAAGTCACAGCTTATAGCATGGGTTGCATACAAATTTAAGAATGTTAATAAGTCAAAAATAGATTCATATCCTTATCTCTTTTTATAATTGTCTTGACTTTGCTGACATATTCAATAATATGAGTCACCGGAGCACTATTCTCGAAAGCACTTGTACTGAGTAATTCAGGAGAAAGTCGTTTATCGAAAGATCATTGGCCTACAAGTTTATGTatcattttttttcatttttaattaGGGTATATGTAATAATATACAAGTTTTCAAGTATAAGCTAAATGAATAGAACTCTTTAGAATACTCTTATATGTAATAATTGATATCTCATGTCTGTCTCGAGACAGACTAAGGCGGCTCCCTCTCGAAAAACCACGACGGTGGCTCCCCGTCCACATCCTTGCCTCGGAACCTTGGGCAATCGAGAATACTTCCTTGACCCAAAAATATCATCATgacatttttaatatttattttaatttgtcCAAGATGTTAAGTTTAAATTATTTTGTGCAAGGACAGGTTAAAAAAAGGAAGTTGCGTGTTGTTTTTGTATACAATACACTGGGCATGTTACCAAAAAAAAGTGAAAGTGTTTTTAACTAAATTTAAACAAAAAGGAAGCTGcatattgtttttgtttttgtatAGGAGTGTGCATGTTGCCCTAAAAAGTGCACATCACAAGTTTTATGCCAATTTACAGTTGAGGTAATTGTAACATCagaaattaccaaaaatactaacttttctaaatttttttgcgattttactatattctcaattcttttccaaaaattcggacTCAACCAAAATCAACCAAATCAAACATATATGCAACTAGTTGAATGGTGTTTTTTTTGGTTGCATGTACTTGCAAAAACTAGTTCACTTGATTCGAGTTTCCAAAAAccatatttttgaaaaaaaatgaaaaatagtattttttacaaataaaaaaatatttttgcaatttttaaaaaaaataaccgtatttttacaaaaatattattAGACTTGGGTATTTTAAAAAAACCCTTGTAACatttattttcaaatatatattactgtttttattctaaaattgtagaaattaaattaaattatacaAATTACAGTTCACATCCCCTACTTTGAATTATACAAATTCGATTCAACATGCACCATTTTTACCAAATCATTTAGTCATAATTGTTGTTTCCTAGAATATATCTCATATTTCCTTTTCAAGAATAGATTAACTATGTTATTGAAGACAAGAATTTGGGCAAAAAATTTGACAAAATTTGGCAAAAGGGTGCAATTTGAATCGGATTTCAAAGAAAGGGATGAAAACTGCAATATTTGAAAGTAGGTATacaaaattgatttttggacAAATTTAAGGGGTGCAAAATGCAATATATATTAAGTTAAATTAACtgttattttaaaattgatataGTAAATATTTTGTTTGTTTACTTCACTTTTACACTTTATTAAACCTTAACGGTTGATAGTTTATTTAGGAGCAATATAGGGTTGTGGGTTTGTGTAATATACTCCCTCGATCTCATATTATGTGTCACATTTCCTAAGTCAAATTTACCAACTTTTGACTAACGATTAAACATTACTCGTATATTATttcaaaaaactaaaaattatatatgaaagtagattaaatctactttccgttgatgtaatttttttattttgttcacttataaattattaataaatttcagtCAAACTTAAGCGAATTTGACCGGCACAAATCCAAAGAAGACGCATAatatgagatggagggagtaCTTTTTATACTTTGATTAGCATAAAGTTTGATATTTTGTTTAATCATAATATTTGAGTTAGGGTTGTAGATTTAAAGGTGTAGGTGTTTAACTATTAGGAAATAAATTTTAGTTAAAGTGGTAACATTTGAGTAACAAatgtatatattttgagttagagtTATAATATTTGAGTTAAGGTTGTATATTTGAGTTAAATGAATATAATGATCACCCGCCAAAGAAAAGGTTGTTAGGGCAGCCGAATGCTTATGCGGTGATTTGGTTATCAATGTTAACCCTACTTTAATGGGCCTTGTCCATATACCCTACCTTATGtaaaaacaaattaactatttcATGAGCCCTGCAGGTAAAATAGTATATGTAACAAATTACCAAATTTAAATAGATGTAAAATTTTACACTAATTATAAATTTCAAAGCACAAATGAAACTACCACATCAAAACAAAATATATACTATATAAGTTAAAAACTATAAAGATTCTAAATGAGCATATTATAAAACTGGCCACTGACTCAAAATTAACTGACAAAAATTAAGGGTCATTCATTTCAAAGTAGaacataataaaaattaaaacaaaaatataccaaacacaattattattatttttcccGGCATATATTTGTTACAAAATATTAAATACACTTGATTGCAAATAAAAAATAAATGTTATACACTAAACCAAATTATCtattaaatcattttatttaaatacaaaaattgtaaaaaaaaagcAACTAAATTAAATCAGTAATTATCAAGCCAAGTTTGGTGTATTTTGCACAACTAAAAAAATTGAGGAGAAAAATGTTTATATTTCCCATGGATGTTGCATTTCTAAATATAGGAAAGTTAAAAAGTGatatataagttggtgatgaaaAGAATATTCTTATATGCTATGATATTTTTAACTTTTGATTGTTATAAAATGTCACATTAAACTTGAATTTGTGCTACTATTGTATATTTAGATTGGAAAAATAAGTAGAGTGCAAAATCAAATTTAAACTTAGGACCCGCTTAATTTAAGTCAATTATTAATCATTCTGTATAATTTACTTTTGTTATTAATTTGATGAAAGTCTTTTTGTTCATTTTATACAATTATTAGTTATATGAAATCACAATTGGAACCATGTTTCTTGTAATTAATTATGTTGTTGAAATTAACATAGGAATTTGTTACTAAGTCTCTACTTCTAACAAAAATATTAacttaattttcaaaaaaatgaCTAAATTTTTCTATCATATTTGAACCGGTTTGTAACCACTTTAGCATAAAAATATCATGTGAATAAGGTTTGTTGCAGAGAGATAACATaaaacaaatttgaaattcaaaaagatggtaaaagagataaaagagaAATGACAAAATTTAAGTACTATATCTTTAAATTAATAGGAGATGCATGCAAATGAgcatttaaaatatttaaattactaTACAAAACAAAAGTTGTCCTCTATCCTAATTTTATTTATatcatttaaaatatttaaattactaCACAAAACAAAGGTTGTCCTCTATCCTAATTTCTTCATATGAAAATAAGTACTTTAATTCATTTCATATAGTTTCTATAAAACatagaaaataattaattaaagtgatatataattatatatgacAAGTCAAAGAAAAGGTTGTTATGACACAAAATACTTTTATGGAGAGTGATAATTTGGTTCTACACATGGCCTCTATCTAACATTTTATCAACTGTACCCTAGAATGATGTATGTAAATAAGTTGTCCAATATTAATGGTACTCTAGAATTTACAAATTTTAACAAGTTGTTTATTGAATAACAAATTTACAAACTTAAAGAGACATGAAATATTACTTACTATGTTCAAATATTTAATTAAACAATTTAGACATTGGAATATTAGGAATTTAttatataatcaaaatttcatatgtaaaaattaaattttttaattaaattttattcaaGTTAAGTGTGTATATGTTCTCGATTGTACAAGTATTTAGTATAAATCTAATAAGAAAAGTGACTTAATTCTAAATTTCAAAGCATAAATTCAACTTTTAAAACAAAATGtatatataaagttgagaactAATAAAGATCTAAATCAACTTTCAAAACaaaatgaaaaaaatataaaactagCCTTTCATTTAAAACAGCGGTTTTTCACTTCAAAGTAGAGCATaaaaaaaaagaacaaaaatATCCCAAAACACCATTATTTGATAGAAAATTAATGATTAGTTtgattatttattggatattcaAGTTCTAAGGTCATGGAAATTAACTCCATATAGTAATTATATTAACGTCCTAAATGGCAAAGCAAGTAAAATACAATTTAGAATGAGATAGGGAAGGGAAGAGAGTCCTGATGACCTAAAGCATTCCATTACCACCATTCTGATCTTCACCTCCACTCAAGCTGTTCATCCCATTTCCCATGCCAAGAAAATCCCTGCTAAGAATATCACCATACTCACTCTGAACTTTCATCTGCTGCTCCACCAAAACATTGTTATTCACCTCACCAATCAACATTCCATCAGCGCATTGTTCACATCGTACATCATTCCTCCATATGCAACATTCATCTGATCACTTAAAGGCTCCATGCCACCTCCATACTGTTGTAAGATACTTCCACCCCCTCTCCCACCACCACCACTCGTTCCATCTCCCAAAGCTCCCCCATAGCTACTAAAAGCTGATCCAACCCATGGGCTTGATAGCGAACTCGTAAACGAATAAGGGCTTGAGGCCCCTTGTCCAAGCAGGGGAGTTAAGGGTTGCTGATGGCTCCATGGGATTAGTAAACCTCCAGCAGGGCCCAGGCTCGTGGAGCTAGTGTTACTAGCATTGGCGACAATGCCAGAAGCCATGTAGGGGGTGCAATTTGTTGTGTGCCTTGCCATCTTTTCATTAAGAGCCTCACAAATTGAACTATCATGGGTAAAACTTTCACGCCTGctataagtaattatttaatctttaaataaCATTCTTTGTATAAGTAAATATTAATTAAGATACATACTTGAAAAAAAAAACTTTTTGTAGGTATAAATACATGAAGAAAACTATATTTAAAACAAGCTCTTTATGGTCATTTCTAATTCTCGTTTAATTCCAAGTCTTAGAGTACGaaattataattaatatgttgtaaagaagaaaagaaatgGAGTCTAAGATAAAAGGAATAATAATAGG
This sequence is a window from Apium graveolens cultivar Ventura unplaced genomic scaffold, ASM990537v1 ctg6956, whole genome shotgun sequence. Protein-coding genes within it:
- the LOC141703669 gene encoding zinc finger protein GAI-ASSOCIATED FACTOR 1-like, yielding MASSATLSVMASSALPSAAERKQQKRRGINSSPDAEIVALSPKTLLATDRFSCDVCGKGFPREQNLQLHRRRHNLPGKLKQKTSHEIRKKVFICPEMGCVHHHPSRALGDITGIKKHFSRKHCEKKFSCHKCNKKYAVDSDLKAHNKICGTKKYKCECGTTFPRHESFTYHRSMCDAACISANASNPGSMYLGPAADSQIPGSHQLLLTPRLGQGASNPNSFTSLLSGQSIGSAFNSYGRALGDRMSSAGGYGGGGTLEEMYKNWNVGGGVMEVVEDMAVAWNL